The nucleotide sequence GTGAAGGATGGAAAAGATCTAGAGAAAACGGGGAGATTATTATGAAGGTGGGCGGGCAGAGAAGACTGAATAGACTGGGTAGGACTGTGCTAAGAAACCTGACAGATTGGTATACCTATATCAGTCACCACTTTCAATTGCTTAGGGCACCCTAGATAAAAAAGCTGTGTTCTTGATGACACATCAGGCTACATATCCCATTTTCCCCCACATATATATTTTCAGTCACTTCATATTTATAACGATATCTGAAAAGTTTTAAAAACTATAAATAGCGCATTAAATACATGTACTCTTTACACATACGGACTTTTGCAGAATATAATCATTGCAACAGTACTTCCTCAATCTCATCTTCCAAGTAATCAAAAGCCTTCACTGCTGGTCTGCTTGCTGTGTGCTGCAGTCGGTGCCTTTTGGGATTGAAGTTTTTCCCTTCACTGAAGAAAAGATCGCCGTCGTCTTTTACATTGACCGTAGAGCCTTTATCCTGGAAACCATTGTTTGGGCCGCTGTCTTGTCGGAAAGTACCCAAATCATTTTTCTTAGGTGGAGTGATGGTGCTGGCACCGCTTCCAAACAGCTGCTCCATTAAGTTGGCCTTTTTATCTCTCTTTGTGTGGAGACCCAAGTCTTCCTTAGTGGGTTCGTCAAGGAAGTCGCTTTTTTGATTAGCCCAACTTGGCCTCCCTGATACTTTCCCAAAAGAAGGTACATAGCAACCAAATGTCAAATTGCTGCTTGGGCTTGTGGTCTCTATATTTTGCTGTTTCTGCATTTCTCCTTTCGTAGCCGTATTGTGCTGGCCGTATTCCAAAAAACCATTGAATAATTTCTCAGTTGCTTCTGAGCTCTGGTACGGCCTCTTACTTTTTTCCAAGGAATATGGTATAGTTACAGTCTCCGAAGTGTGCTCCTGTGAAGTAACTTTTATATTGATCTGCGTTTCCTTGTCAATTTCATACATCTTAGAAAGCAGAATTGCCTTCCGTCTTTCCTCTTCTTCGCTTTCATTATTTTGCATCCCATTTCCCAAACTATAGATCTCTgtctccatttttgttttttcttctttttccggCAGAAGActattttccctcttttttctctcaGATTCTTCCTTTTCCCATTCTGTGGGTTAAAGCATCAACAACATTGACTTAGAATGATATATTATTATGTTAGTCACCTTTGTGAATTGATTACAATGAAACACATTCTTGGTTTCTAAATAACCCAAGGCGTATTTGCTTATTTTACAGAATTCCATTCCCCTTTGAGTTCAAACAATTATATAAAGCTCAGTTTTGATTGGTGTTGTCACCATCAAGCTTTTGCAAATGATCTACAACTATCCCTACAACTCAGGGATGAagagcctgtggccctgcagaaatTGTTGGACGCCAACTCCCAACATCTCTGACCATTgtcaatgctggctggggctgatgagagttcagAGTCCAAATGCAAAAGAACTCCCTTTACTCTGAAGTCTGTGAACCAGGTGAAATACTATTTCCACTTGAAAACTTAACATCATATAAAGCTCaccattccccgccccccaagctCTACTTTTTTACTGGAGTTTTGGTCGATTTTTGAGAATTGTGCAGTGAGGTTGGAACCCCATGTTTAGTTAAACATGCTTGAGCCCATGTGCCATGACACAGCAGGTATGGGGAACATACGTGGGCTTCACCATGCCTGATAGCCTTCCACAACCAATAATTGCACTTGGTTCTGCACACATTTCTCAGGTTTGACTTCAGTGGCATTGTGCACGCATAAACTGAAAACTGGAGCAAAATTGTTCCACAAAGGCAGTGACCTAGACTGTGTTGGTACTGAAACAACTCACCTGTCACTGTTGATAAAAACATCCCTCCATAATGCGCAAAAATTACAAGTTTCCTGTATTGAAGCTTAACACTACCCTTTCTAAAAGGAAATATAATTCCAAAGCACAATTCTTGTatgaaatgaaaaaacaaaatgtTAATGGCATGTTTATCtacctttttaaaggtaaagtaaaggtacccctgcccgtacgggccagtcttgacagactctggggttgtgcgcccatctcactcaagaggccaggggccagcgctgtccgcagacacttccaggtcacgtggccagcgtgacaagctgcatctggcgagccagcgcagcacacagaacgctgtttaccttcccttttTACACTCCTTTAAATAAATGCAGAAGATGAGAATTCAGTATAATCTGAGAAGGAACAGGGCTAAAAAAATGTGTGAGCGGAATGACTTCTGCTGGTACAATAGGGCTCCCTCCTCCTTGTATGTACTCTGTGTTGTCCACAAATCTACCTCAATAAATAGATCAGAACAGATTTGGAAGGCatgcagggggcggggggaggaaaaaCAAGCCCCAGTGCACGGCGTATGTTGTTCTGCCCACAAAGAGGACTATTTTGAACACAGCCCATAATCTTTTCACAAGCAGCACAGCCAATAAATACTAAGAATCACACGTTTTATTTTcttcaagaaaaataaaatttcctATGCTTACTAGCATGAAGTCTTTCACATATGAGTTAATATCCTGCCTACTAAAAGAAAGTGCAATCctgcacatgtttactcagagtatGTAGTAAGCCTTATTCAGTTCACAGAGTCTTACTTCCAAGTGAAAGTGGATAGGATGGCAGCCTCCGGTTGCAAATTTAAGTGCATTTTCTTACCATCTCTTAGTTTCTTGGCTCTCTCTTCCAAGGCCTGCAGTTCTTGATCACTTTTCagcctttcctctctttctctgctctgctcttccttGAAGCGTTCTGCTTGTTCTTTCCAGTCTTTAATTGACTGTTCCTGAAGGAAGTTTTAAATATAGAATTGAAGGGTGGAATATGTCACATTCTTCCCGTTGTTCCATCTGTGTAGGCGTGCCTTATCAAACAGTACCCTCTCCCCTTGTGTGACCTTGCAAAACCAATTTTTAGGGCACGGGGgcaagggaggagaggggagaagcccCACTGAGCAAgcggaagtccttgtgcagggcttcctTTGACAGGTCTGGTTAAGTGAATGCTGcctgaaggattttttttttttaagctatttGGAGAAGGATATGCTATAGCCAGTAGATTCAATGGCATTATATTAATTTCCACTAATGGAAGATTTGGCATCATATCATAGCTGTACAGAGCCTGATCCTCAAAGCAAATAAAAGACATCACAGGGGAAACAGTTAAGAAACAGTTAAGACTGTTCAACTTTTCCCCAAACCTACTGTTTCTTCAGGGCAAATCCCCCACTCACTTATCACTGGATGTGCTCACAACactaatttatatatttatacacactGTAGCATCAAAATATACAGcagtagttttttaaaaacataaaacagctCCAGTTCATTGCTCCTGGAGTCAGTTTTGAAAGGAGAATTCAAACACTGACATGGTACACTTAAGAGCCTATGGGAAAAAAGAGATGGGATagtctctctttccttttctgttctctaatatagtggtaccttgggttaagaacttaattcgttctggaggtccattcttaacttgaaactgttcttaacctgaagcaccactttagctaatggggccttctgctgccgccgcaccaccagagcacgatttctgttctcatcctgaagcaaagttcttaacccgaggtactatttctgggttagcggagtctgtaacctgaagcgtatgtaacccgaggtaccactgtatgcagtgtGCTCTGTCCACCCCCTTTTGCTTCTCCACCCATGTTCTCCTCAATCCCACAGTACAACATCCTGATGGCAGCCATAACATTTTCAGTATCTGGATCACACAtgaaaattggggtttttttgggggggaattgggGGGCAAAAACCTGTGAACTCCAGGGCATTTCCTCAGAAACAAGTCAGAGgattatatctaatccaaacattcaATTACTATTATTTCCCGCCCCCCAATCAGTGTAAGGGTGCTGAATGCACAACCCACAGGCTGGATGAGCTCCCCGACTGCACAAGGCTTTTAAAGTGGTCAGCCAGCTCCAATCTTCTTTCTTCAGCTCAGTGCTGGGCAGAGAGCAGAGGTTTAAACATCTTCTCTGAGCCCAGTGATGGGATGGAGATGAGTGTGGTATGTGCATGAGTGAGAGGTctctgtgcctgtgtgtgtgtgaaggaaaaTGTATGCTGTGAGCTGTATGCGTGGGGCATGTCTATGAGAGGGCACAGCCCCTTTTGGCCACGACCAACACTAGCATGTGACCCTTGGAGACTGGATCAATCCTGAATTTGTCCTTTACACTGTTTGGGAGTCCTCTCATTAACAAGCTCATACTTTCAGtctgctttcagttcagttcacgcCAGGTACAAAGGATAACAAGGCTCATTTTCAACCACCCTTTAGGAACTTATCCTTATTGCACTGGGAACAGTGATTTGCAGAATGCGGGCTAAACTTACCATTCTGAGATGTGCGTCATCTTCCTTTTCCTCTGGTATTCCATCAGAAATAAAGTCTGGTGGTTGAGGAAATTCTACTGGAGAAGAGCATCCAGTAGTCTGGACTCCTTTTGTTATCTGTTTAGTATTCTTATTAGAAGCTGTAAATAAATGAATGCTCAATTCACATCACTTTTAAAATAGATTAATTTTAAACAGTCTAACATGAAGGCCAGTGTTTCCTTAGTCATCTGAAGCTCCtaaacaatacagtcataccttggaagtagaatggaatccattccggaagtccattcgacttccaaaatgttcggaaaccaaagcgtggcttctgattggctgcaggaagttcctgcaggaagccctgtcggacatctgggttccaaagaacgttcacaaaccggaacactcacttctggatatgcggcgtttgggagccaaaacatccacgTTCCAGGGCATTTGGAATCCAAGGTACGACAGTACTAACCTGATAGTCAGGTGTCTGTCTGTGGAAGAAGGGAAGCAATTTTCAAGTATTCCCCCCTTTCCCAAAAATCTGCTGTAGAGTGTTGGGGGACCCTCCAGGGCAGATTTCAGTGCAGATGAAGGGttttgcagggagaaggaggaatcaCCAAAAGTTGGTTCTCTCACTGTTCCACTGATGGAAGCCTTAGCTGAGCAACACCACTGGATACAACTCAAGGCCCACATACTAGAAAATGTATAATGGAATTTGAAGCTATGAAGGGGGAAAGTTACATATCTTTGGAGGGTAGTTTTCATTCCCTATCAAAACCAATGTATTCAAAACTCAAACCTCTTGATGTGTCAGCCCATCTCATTCATTACCACTCTAAACTTCATTATTCTTTTAAGTATATTCTTGCCATACAATGTCATTCGTTGAATTTTTAATTGTGCCACTTCAGGATAAATAtcattttgattaaaaaaacacctaAACATTGAAAGGATAAATTGTGGGGTCAAAATTCCAGAAATACTGGAGGCGTTGATCATTATTGTCTTATATGACCCCTGAAACTCAGCTTGGCCATTAGATTTGTTTATAAAACTTCCCAGAAAGCGTTTACCTTTTTTCCTTGGTGCAGAATCAACATCTTTTTTGGGTGAAACTTTTAACATCCGattagcatatatattttttgcatccagttctctttctttttcctaatAAAAAAATGTGAATTGTCAAAAGGCTAATCAGAAACACTTTTTCACTTTCCTTGTTTTACAGAATTTCTAGATACGATCTTCAAAAAAGTTATGTACTAAAAATATTTGCTTTTCAGCGTTTATAACAATTATTTTGCAAGTCTTGCTTTACAATGTGCTTTACCTCCTGACATACAATGAAGACACAACTGGAGGTGTAAAATGAGCAAATTTGCCTATAAAGGAAaatacagcaacaacaatttgtaCCCTACCCAACTgtttgggttgccctagccactctgggtggcttccaacatatataaaagcgtaacaaaacattaaacattaaaatgtccccatacagggctgccttcagatgtcttctaaaggtagtATAGCTActtgtctccttgacatctgatgggagagcattcagtaataataatattattcttattttattttacataattttatttatgtagCACTAGCCAAAGTATTATTGTTGATGCAACTCCTGATCCAAGCCATGTTGACACGACAACATTCATATTGCAATATGTTTGCTTCAATGAAGAAACACACAACTATGAAAGACAAGAATGCTTTTAGGAATTCACTCACTGCAGCCCCCTAACAGGAGTTGCCACTGCAAACTTATTCACTCAACACTTGAGAAACACTCAAATCCTGTTCATGAATGCTGCAGTCACAGTTATGACAATGGAAGTCACATGAGCAGGGTGCATAATGACACACAAACACTTCCGTGGAATAGCTTTTCTCCATGTGCTTGGGTAGAATGCATGCTGCTGAGCAATGCTCCGAAgcagggacttttttttttagcacaGTACAGCAACTTTATAATCTCCTTAGCTGTAGTCCCCAGTCTGTGTCCGACACCCACTGGAGTGCCCAGGCAGATTCTCTACAACCAACTGCAGCTCATTTAGACTGCCATTACTGTGGAGTCCTTGAAAAAACTAACTTCGCCTGTACAGGCATATTCTGTGCTATGGTGTGTTTTGGAATATATATCACATTATTCAAATGCATAACCATGCCATCCATTTGGTTAAAGCTCAAAATACTACCATGGTGCAGTCCTGATGCAACTCCTGGGCCACCAGTGGGTCTATCTTGGTCCTGGAAAATCATGTGCTAAGACTGTTCTATTCAAGAAAAGTTGCAGTTTTTACCTTTAATTTTTGACCTAGCCGTTGGACTTCCTCTTGGAGAACTTTATTTTCTTCTTGGGCATCACATAATTTCTTTTTCTCAGAATGCAACTGTCTTTGGAAACTACTATTACTGAGGTCAAGGTTCTTCTCCAAGTCCTACGATTGAATATATCAGAAATATCAATTTCTCCAAATGTCTGTTAATTTTCCAAACTTGGACAACATGAAATAATTATTTAACGAGAGAGGGGTGCCACTGTGACAGGTTCTTGGTTGTCAACCCTTGGGCACAGGACCTTCCTCAACACCAATCTTCATGGTGGTGCAAGGAATCTTGcccatttattttacaaattggtatgttatttcattttacttatattttatttatctcGACATTTTCATCCTGCTttcctcaaggcagcttatgcATAAAAATATagaacaaaagggggaaaatccTGACAATGAAATGAAACAAACTATCAACAGtaatttaatcatcatcataaacAGCTtcataaaaagcagcagcaggaaaccaACATATCTTCAAAGACTTTGTTCATCCCATTAATTAAGCTTTTGTAAAATTATACTTTGTTTAAATCTTTAATTCAACAACTAAGGTCAGATCCAAAGGTGCCATTCTGTTCATCGAAGGGGCACTTTCATGAATGGAAGGGACCTTTGATTCAGTAGAGGGATCTACAGAGGGAAGGTGGGGAGGCAATTTTAGCCAGCTGCCCATCCTTCATGGTGTTCCAGAGGACTCCAAACCTAgagaaagttttttggggggggcaagaggaCACAAGGATGGGGGAGATGGACAAATGGCAAAAAAAATATGGCTCTCTGTCTTCCAGTAGCAAGCAATGGGTGAGTCACATCATGAGGGGAACTCTGCTCACAGGATCTTACGATCCAACCCAGTAAATAAAATGGAAAGATGGATAAAGAGGTTCCCTTTATTTATTATGCAGTCCTATACATACCTACTTACTTACTTTATTGATTTATatttagaagtaaatcc is from Podarcis raffonei isolate rPodRaf1 chromosome 3, rPodRaf1.pri, whole genome shotgun sequence and encodes:
- the LCA5 gene encoding lebercilin codes for the protein MGERGRSLDSGPNRKSDSDKSSNSYYSDDESSHGSDHSPTISTQSTNAGEKSSKSQTLKSLAHYQGTKQIASKYAPSKRGIRWGFRSQSLNRESPAKDISLVTKRVLSARLLKINELRNELTELHVKLDELQKENRALKRLQYRHEKALHKFEDTENEISQLLARHSDEMRILRERLRRSQEREQTTERKLRASEEELYKAKSNLQKLRRLAEDRHLPERDELAKKLALAENRLDDTEKRIKDLEKNLDLSNSSFQRQLHSEKKKLCDAQEENKVLQEEVQRLGQKLKEKERELDAKNIYANRMLKVSPKKDVDSAPRKKASNKNTKQITKGVQTTGCSSPVEFPQPPDFISDGIPEEKEDDAHLRMEQSIKDWKEQAERFKEEQSREREERLKSDQELQALEERAKKLRDEWEKEESERKKRENSLLPEKEEKTKMETEIYSLGNGMQNNESEEEERRKAILLSKMYEIDKETQINIKVTSQEHTSETVTIPYSLEKSKRPYQSSEATEKLFNGFLEYGQHNTATKGEMQKQQNIETTSPSSNLTFGCYVPSFGKVSGRPSWANQKSDFLDEPTKEDLGLHTKRDKKANLMEQLFGSGASTITPPKKNDLGTFRQDSGPNNGFQDKGSTVNVKDDGDLFFSEGKNFNPKRHRLQHTASRPAVKAFDYLEDEIEEVLLQ